In Diadema setosum unplaced genomic scaffold, eeDiaSeto1 scaffold_46, whole genome shotgun sequence, the following proteins share a genomic window:
- the LOC140245860 gene encoding uncharacterized protein, translating to MPPELYDEILERVRGRIRRQYTWYREPLEEGLKLAATLCHLLSGTKYSDMQYGWTVPENTLSVVAMEVCQAICDEYADEVMTTPSTPDGWKQLAGGFYKRLNFPHCVAAIDGKHVVIRKPPLSGSLCCNYNSGFFSIILLAIIVDSDYKFIWCDVGGIGTIQ from the coding sequence ATGCCCCCTGAACTCTACGATGAAATCCTGGAGAGGGTCAGAGGAAGAATCAGGAGGCAGTACACCTGGTACAGGGAGCCGCTGGAAGAAGGTCTCAAGTTGGCAGCTACTCTCTGTCATCTTCTGTCTGGCACCAAGTACTCCGACATGCAGTATGGGTGGACGGTGCCTGAAAACACCCTATCTGTAGTGGCCATGGAAGTGTGTCAGGCCATATGTGACGAGTATGCAGATGAAGTCATGACAACCCCTTCAACCCCTGATGGATGGAAACAACTTGCTGGTGGATTCTACAAGAGGTTGAATTTTCCCCACTGTGTGGCAGCTATTGATGGCAAGCATGTGGTCATCAGAAAGCCTCCTCTGTCCGGCTCGCTATGCTGCAACTACAATTCGGGCTTTTTTAGTATAATCCTGTTGGCTATCATAGTGGACAGTGACTACAAATTTATCTGGTGCGATGTTGGTGGTATAGGTACGATACAATAG